One genomic segment of Panicum virgatum strain AP13 chromosome 2N, P.virgatum_v5, whole genome shotgun sequence includes these proteins:
- the LOC120661858 gene encoding uncharacterized protein LOC120661858, whose translation MEVVVPVMAPSAPCSPRTAAMAGGDHLPGYCYFFSSAPTSPSRASYAGDASPGVSGDEATFDFTLGFSGQLQEATPILADADELFEGGRIRPLNMPHPSILLIDDTSSTSYSSTGPRSPRRAGAHGGDQAEALGRGRPGRPTAAPASAASSRSRRATRSLSPFRGGGGIEDDEYPSSLPSPRTSMMRGCGSGSKKWRLKDLFLFRSASEGRATGGGSKDPLFKYTMLSPSTSFSHPQKLKSGDGSASMRKGRGSTASASDMPYPMNRASAEDMRRRTTTPLPFHRNSLFGYLLSNPAIHSISRKLGNHSSNRGRPT comes from the coding sequence ATGGAGGTGGTGGTGCCTGTCATGGCGCCAAGCGCACCGTGCAGCCCAAGAAccgcggccatggccggcggcgaccaccTCCCGGGCTACTGCTACTTCTTCTCCAGCGCACCGACGAGCCCGTCCAGGGCGAGCTACGCCGGGGACGCCTCGCCGGGCGTCAGCGGCGACGAGGCCACGTTTGACTTCACGCTCGGCTTCAGCGGCCAGCTGCAGGAGGCCACGCCGAtcctcgccgacgccgacgagctcttcGAGGGCGGCAGGATCCGGCCGCTGAACATGCCGCACCCGAGCATTCTGTTGATCGACGACACCTCCTCCACTTCCTACTCCTCCACCGGCCCTCGGTCCCCTAGGAGAGCCGGGGCGCACGGCGGGGATCAAGCGGAGGCGTTGGGGAGGGGCAGGCCGGGAAGGCCCACCGCCGCGCCTGCCTCCGCCGCTTCGTCGCGCAGCAGGAGAGCCACGCGGTCTCTCTCCCCgttcaggggcggcggcggcatcgaggACGACGAGTACCCTTCCTCCCTGCCGTCCCCCCGAACCTCCATGATGCGGGGCTGCGGCAGCGGGAGCAAGAAGTGGAGGCTCAAGGACTTGTTCCTCTTCCGGAGCGCGTCGGAGGGccgcgccaccggcggcgggagcaaggaCCCGCTCTTCAAGTACACCATGCTCTCGCCCTCCACGTCGTTCTCGCACCCTCAGAAGCTCAAGAGCGGCGACGGCAGCGCGTCCATGCGGAAGGGGAGAGGGTCGACGGCGTCCGCGAGTGACATGCCGTACCCCATGAACCGGGCGTCCGCCGAGGACATGCGGCGGCGGACCACGACGCCGCTGCCGTTCCACCGGAACAGCCTCTTCGGCTACCTGCTCTCCAACCCGGCGATCCACAGCATCAGCAGGAAGCTGGGCAACCACTCCTCCAATCGCGGCAGGCCGACATGA